In one window of Serinus canaria isolate serCan28SL12 chromosome 18, serCan2020, whole genome shotgun sequence DNA:
- the MYCBPAP gene encoding MYCBP-associated protein isoform X5: MASRGGGRSRNRAPPGRKEKTFEPSSTVVEEPEPEPEPEPVPYVLQGEDIQALEIRAEDLEKLHAPRLARDAGRIPVRKNYLVRKYRPKEVAHLVAHPVPPKAPRGPLTFPGSRQFDDGCEEILPHHILGSLQELRMEALAKRNTQLADAIKVPHPDVTAAALEEEHGGEEKEKAHQAQLAEHKAFQNWSRHMAMRKKQEKHLGEILHKPENELLMNTSDNYRQIQEERDLIDRTLPALFPGKGHRVGSEFWSLPEQIGDELTGLTLTLTRTECGHPEPLTHVGKPQAVQRETGLKPPKKIPCHLNWDKSLFLKHRRQELKALLEELDFYKPDLGGLEVIGKGQPFTSVSTKAFQHTAISEEIEILSDPLGDSFTEVPEEAENVPSLVFCGEPARWIKGITACRKEIGIAARLTFETLASEKAESFLTVTNDGRASIWYNWMRLPQQIPSRETKGRKVPCFYFDTRPGVILPGETRRFSFIFKSERAGIFSEPWEFRTHPLLLGGALLQVTLWGIAVYEDKLADFREKLESELAAREGASIVKESLNELLNQIRTPERTPSPVDSCVTEEELFHRKNPKLHYQHQVVKQLHKLWRQQLTVPPVLEEEVPLDQRSTAEDMEYQESTLELPSVRSITTELPRGRYTLEDIPRKKCTEEEEAGPSGWNLSLEDFKQAIMSISGKEQQEEALTQLNKAALELCVEQRPTQLDLLYPLCLQLWRGAIDDLVSHSLRLRSVLGLIKKDIYAEAVLEETEEVKKGGAKKGGKEDKIATKKEEKKDKEGKKSRGPSGKEKAVMKGRAETIKGRYEKQKVKEEAATTVGVEPVQEQVDSISLEIYREKLYIEVYRLLDTMVSKMVNLFEDLKQ; the protein is encoded by the exons ATGGCGTCGCGTGGGGGAGGTCGGTCTCGGAACCGGGCTCCTCCTG gcaggaaggaaaagacTTTTGAACCCTCTTCAACAGTTGTAGAAGAGCCCGAGCCTGAACCTGAGCCTGAGCCTGTTCCATATGTTCTGCAAGGAGAGGACATCCAGGCACTTGAAATTAGGGCGGAGGACCTGGAGAAA CTTCATGCTCCACGCCTTGCCCGTGATGCTGGGAGAATTCCAGTTCGGAAGAATTACCTTGTGCGAAAATATCGACCCAAGGAGGTGGCACATCTTGTAGCACATCCTGTTCCCCCCAAGGCACCCAGGGGACCACTGACTTTTCCTG GATCAAGACAGTTTGATGATGGCTGTGAAGAGATCCTCCCTCATCACATTTTGGGAAGTCTCCAGGAGTTAAGGATGGAAGCCTTGGCCAAAAGAAACACTCAG CTAGCAGATGCTATTAAGGTTCCTCATCCAGATGTTACTGCAGCAGCTTTAGAAGAGGAacatggaggagaggagaaagaaaaggcacaTCAGGCCCAACTAGCAGAGCACAAAGCTTTCCAGAACTGGAGCCGTCATATGGCaatgaggaaaaagcaggagaaacaCCTAGGAG aaattCTTCACAAGCCAGAGAATGAATTGCTGATGAACACGTCAGACAATTACAGGCAAATCCAGGAAGAACGTGACCTCATTGACCGGACTCTCCCTGCCCTGTTTCCTGGAAAG GGACATCGAGTGGGAAGCGAGTTCTGGAGCCTTCCTGAGCAAATTGGGGATGAACTCACCGGGCTGACTCTGACCCTGACCCGGACAGAATGTGGGCACCCAGAACCACTCACTCATGTGGGGAAACCCCAAGCTGTCCAGAGGGAAACAG GTCTGAAGCCTCCAAAGAAGATTCCTTGCCACCTAAACTGGGATAAGAGTCTTTTCCTGAAACATCGACGGCAGGAGCTAAAAGCTCTCCTAGAGGAGCTGGACTTCTATAAGCCG GATCTGGGAGGACTGGAGGTGATTGGAAAAGGGCAGCCTTTCACATCTGTCTCAACTAAGGCTTTTCAACATACCGCCATTTCTGAAGAGATTGAGATCCT cagTGACCCCTTAGGTGACTCCTTCACTGAGGTTCcagaagaagctgaaaatgTTCCATCTTTAGTTTTCTGTGGTGAGCCTGCTCGTTGGATCAAGGGCATCACTGCTTGCAGG AAGGAAATTGGTATTGCTGCCCGGCTCACCTTTGAGACTCTGGCTAGTGAGAAGGCTGAAAGCTTCCTGACAGTGACCAATGATGGCAGAGCTTCCATTTGGTACAACTGGATGAGGCTTCCCCAGCAGATCCCCTCCAGAGAAACCAAGGGGAGGAAAGTTCCCTGCTTTTACTTTGATACCAGACCAG GTGTAATTTTGCCTGGAGAAACTAGgaggttttcttttattttcaagtcaGAGAGAGCAGGCATTTTCAGTGAGCCCTGGGAATTTAGGACACATCCTCTGTTATTAGGAGGAGCTCTGCTTCAGGTGACCCTTTGGGGAATTGCTGTGTATGAGGATAAATTGGCTGACTTCAGAGAGAAATTGGAG AGTGAGCTGGCTGCTCGAGAAGGTGCTTCTATAGTGAAAGAAAGCCTGAATGAACTTCTTAACCAAATTCGGACACCCGAGCGCACCCCATCTCCTGTGGATTCCTGTGTCACAGAGGAAGAGCTgtttcacaggaaaaatcccaag TTGCATTATCAGCATCAAGTGGTAAAGCAGCTGCATAAACTGTGGAGACAGCAGCTGACTGTGCCTCCAGTCTTGGAGGAGGAAGTGCCCTTGGACCAGAGGAGCACTGCAGAGGACATGGAGTACCAGGAAAGCACCTTGGAGCTTCCCTCTGTCCGGAGCATCACCACTGAGCTCCCACGTGGGAGGTACACATTAGAGGACATTCCAAGGAAAAAGTGcactgaggaggaagaagcaggtCCTTCAGGATGGAACCTTTCCCTTGAGGACTTCAAACAG GCTATAATGTCAATCTccgggaaggagcagcaggaagaagcaCTGACCCAGCTCAAtaaggcagctctggagctgtgtgttGAACAGAGGCCGACTCAGTTAGACCTTCTGTATCCACTCTG cctccagctgtggcGTGGAGCAATTGATGACTTGGTGAGTCACTCTCTGAGGCTGAGATCTGTGCTTGGTTTGATTAAGAAGGACATCTATGCAGAAGCTGTTCTAGAGGAAACAG AGGAAGTAAAGAAAGGAGGAgcaaaaaaaggaggaaaggaagacaaaatAGCTActaagaaagaagagaaaaaggataaagaaggcaaaaaaagtaGAGGGCCatcaggaaaggagaaagca gTCAtgaaagggagagcagagacCATCAAAGGAAGATATGAGAAGCAGAAGGTGAAAGAGGAAGCTGCAACTACAGTTGGGGTAGAACCTGTTCAGGAGCAGGTGGACTCTATTTCACTTGAAATATACCGGGAAAAGCTCTACATTGAA GTTTACAGGCTGCTGGATACAATGGTGAGCAAAATGGTGAATTTATTTGAGGATCTGAAGCAGTAA
- the MYCBPAP gene encoding MYCBP-associated protein isoform X3, whose protein sequence is MASRGGGRKEKTFEPSSTVVEEPEPEPEPEPVPYVLQGEDIQALEIRAEDLEKLHAPRLARDAGRIPVRKNYLVRKYRPKEVAHLVAHPVPPKAPRGPLTFPGSRQFDDGCEEILPHHILGSLQELRMEALAKRNTQLADAIKVPHPDVTAAALEEEHGGEEKEKAHQAQLAEHKAFQNWSRHMAMRKKQEKHLGEILHKPENELLMNTSDNYRQIQEERDLIDRTLPALFPGKGHRVGSEFWSLPEQIGDELTGLTLTLTRTECGHPEPLTHVGKPQAVQRETGLKPPKKIPCHLNWDKSLFLKHRRQELKALLEELDFYKPDLGGLEVIGKGQPFTSVSTKAFQHTAISEEIEILSDPLGDSFTEVPEEAENVPSLVFCGEPARWIKGITACRKEIGIAARLTFETLASEKAESFLTVTNDGRASIWYNWMRLPQQIPSRETKGRKVPCFYFDTRPGVILPGETRRFSFIFKSERAGIFSEPWEFRTHPLLLGGALLQVTLWGIAVYEDKLADFREKLESELAAREGASIVKESLNELLNQIRTPERTPSPVDSCVTEEELFHRKNPKLHYQHQVVKQLHKLWRQQLTVPPVLEEEVPLDQRSTAEDMEYQESTLELPSVRSITTELPRGRYTLEDIPRKKCTEEEEAGPSGWNLSLEDFKQAIMSISGKEQQEEALTQLNKAALELCVEQRPTQLDLLYPLCLQLWRGAIDDLVSHSLRLRSVLGLIKKDIYAEAVLEETEEVKKGGAKKGGKEDKIATKKEEKKDKEGKKSRGPSGKEKAVMKGRAETIKGRYEKQKVKEEAATTVGVEPVQEQVDSISLEIYREKLYIEVSYKACIIVRVLLFSCKAHLQRLRGRGKHFVKLRKLAAICPLCYSKVSVKSKLICFSLESFSSNPAIT, encoded by the exons ATGGCGTCGCGTGGGGGAG gcaggaaggaaaagacTTTTGAACCCTCTTCAACAGTTGTAGAAGAGCCCGAGCCTGAACCTGAGCCTGAGCCTGTTCCATATGTTCTGCAAGGAGAGGACATCCAGGCACTTGAAATTAGGGCGGAGGACCTGGAGAAA CTTCATGCTCCACGCCTTGCCCGTGATGCTGGGAGAATTCCAGTTCGGAAGAATTACCTTGTGCGAAAATATCGACCCAAGGAGGTGGCACATCTTGTAGCACATCCTGTTCCCCCCAAGGCACCCAGGGGACCACTGACTTTTCCTG GATCAAGACAGTTTGATGATGGCTGTGAAGAGATCCTCCCTCATCACATTTTGGGAAGTCTCCAGGAGTTAAGGATGGAAGCCTTGGCCAAAAGAAACACTCAG CTAGCAGATGCTATTAAGGTTCCTCATCCAGATGTTACTGCAGCAGCTTTAGAAGAGGAacatggaggagaggagaaagaaaaggcacaTCAGGCCCAACTAGCAGAGCACAAAGCTTTCCAGAACTGGAGCCGTCATATGGCaatgaggaaaaagcaggagaaacaCCTAGGAG aaattCTTCACAAGCCAGAGAATGAATTGCTGATGAACACGTCAGACAATTACAGGCAAATCCAGGAAGAACGTGACCTCATTGACCGGACTCTCCCTGCCCTGTTTCCTGGAAAG GGACATCGAGTGGGAAGCGAGTTCTGGAGCCTTCCTGAGCAAATTGGGGATGAACTCACCGGGCTGACTCTGACCCTGACCCGGACAGAATGTGGGCACCCAGAACCACTCACTCATGTGGGGAAACCCCAAGCTGTCCAGAGGGAAACAG GTCTGAAGCCTCCAAAGAAGATTCCTTGCCACCTAAACTGGGATAAGAGTCTTTTCCTGAAACATCGACGGCAGGAGCTAAAAGCTCTCCTAGAGGAGCTGGACTTCTATAAGCCG GATCTGGGAGGACTGGAGGTGATTGGAAAAGGGCAGCCTTTCACATCTGTCTCAACTAAGGCTTTTCAACATACCGCCATTTCTGAAGAGATTGAGATCCT cagTGACCCCTTAGGTGACTCCTTCACTGAGGTTCcagaagaagctgaaaatgTTCCATCTTTAGTTTTCTGTGGTGAGCCTGCTCGTTGGATCAAGGGCATCACTGCTTGCAGG AAGGAAATTGGTATTGCTGCCCGGCTCACCTTTGAGACTCTGGCTAGTGAGAAGGCTGAAAGCTTCCTGACAGTGACCAATGATGGCAGAGCTTCCATTTGGTACAACTGGATGAGGCTTCCCCAGCAGATCCCCTCCAGAGAAACCAAGGGGAGGAAAGTTCCCTGCTTTTACTTTGATACCAGACCAG GTGTAATTTTGCCTGGAGAAACTAGgaggttttcttttattttcaagtcaGAGAGAGCAGGCATTTTCAGTGAGCCCTGGGAATTTAGGACACATCCTCTGTTATTAGGAGGAGCTCTGCTTCAGGTGACCCTTTGGGGAATTGCTGTGTATGAGGATAAATTGGCTGACTTCAGAGAGAAATTGGAG AGTGAGCTGGCTGCTCGAGAAGGTGCTTCTATAGTGAAAGAAAGCCTGAATGAACTTCTTAACCAAATTCGGACACCCGAGCGCACCCCATCTCCTGTGGATTCCTGTGTCACAGAGGAAGAGCTgtttcacaggaaaaatcccaag TTGCATTATCAGCATCAAGTGGTAAAGCAGCTGCATAAACTGTGGAGACAGCAGCTGACTGTGCCTCCAGTCTTGGAGGAGGAAGTGCCCTTGGACCAGAGGAGCACTGCAGAGGACATGGAGTACCAGGAAAGCACCTTGGAGCTTCCCTCTGTCCGGAGCATCACCACTGAGCTCCCACGTGGGAGGTACACATTAGAGGACATTCCAAGGAAAAAGTGcactgaggaggaagaagcaggtCCTTCAGGATGGAACCTTTCCCTTGAGGACTTCAAACAG GCTATAATGTCAATCTccgggaaggagcagcaggaagaagcaCTGACCCAGCTCAAtaaggcagctctggagctgtgtgttGAACAGAGGCCGACTCAGTTAGACCTTCTGTATCCACTCTG cctccagctgtggcGTGGAGCAATTGATGACTTGGTGAGTCACTCTCTGAGGCTGAGATCTGTGCTTGGTTTGATTAAGAAGGACATCTATGCAGAAGCTGTTCTAGAGGAAACAG AGGAAGTAAAGAAAGGAGGAgcaaaaaaaggaggaaaggaagacaaaatAGCTActaagaaagaagagaaaaaggataaagaaggcaaaaaaagtaGAGGGCCatcaggaaaggagaaagca gTCAtgaaagggagagcagagacCATCAAAGGAAGATATGAGAAGCAGAAGGTGAAAGAGGAAGCTGCAACTACAGTTGGGGTAGAACCTGTTCAGGAGCAGGTGGACTCTATTTCACTTGAAATATACCGGGAAAAGCTCTACATTGAAGTAAGCTACAAAGCTTGTATCATTGTCagggttttgttattttcttgtAAGGCGCACTTACAGAGGCTCAGGGGGAGAGGCAAGCATTTTGTTAAACTCAGAAAACTGGCAGCCATATGTCCCTTGTGCTACAGCAAGGTAAGTGTGAAATccaaattaatttgtttcagCCTGGAATCTTTTAGCAGCAATCCAGCCATCACATAG
- the MYCBPAP gene encoding MYCBP-associated protein isoform X2, with amino-acid sequence MASRGGGRSRNRAPPGRKEKTFEPSSTVVEEPEPEPEPEPVPYVLQGEDIQALEIRAEDLEKLHAPRLARDAGRIPVRKNYLVRKYRPKEVAHLVAHPVPPKAPRGPLTFPGSRQFDDGCEEILPHHILGSLQELRMEALAKRNTQLADAIKVPHPDVTAAALEEEHGGEEKEKAHQAQLAEHKAFQNWSRHMAMRKKQEKHLGEILHKPENELLMNTSDNYRQIQEERDLIDRTLPALFPGKGHRVGSEFWSLPEQIGDELTGLTLTLTRTECGHPEPLTHVGKPQAVQRETGLKPPKKIPCHLNWDKSLFLKHRRQELKALLEELDFYKPDLGGLEVIGKGQPFTSVSTKAFQHTAISEEIEILDPLGDSFTEVPEEAENVPSLVFCGEPARWIKGITACRKEIGIAARLTFETLASEKAESFLTVTNDGRASIWYNWMRLPQQIPSRETKGRKVPCFYFDTRPGVILPGETRRFSFIFKSERAGIFSEPWEFRTHPLLLGGALLQVTLWGIAVYEDKLADFREKLESELAAREGASIVKESLNELLNQIRTPERTPSPVDSCVTEEELFHRKNPKLHYQHQVVKQLHKLWRQQLTVPPVLEEEVPLDQRSTAEDMEYQESTLELPSVRSITTELPRGRYTLEDIPRKKCTEEEEAGPSGWNLSLEDFKQAIMSISGKEQQEEALTQLNKAALELCVEQRPTQLDLLYPLCLQLWRGAIDDLVSHSLRLRSVLGLIKKDIYAEAVLEETEEVKKGGAKKGGKEDKIATKKEEKKDKEGKKSRGPSGKEKAVMKGRAETIKGRYEKQKVKEEAATTVGVEPVQEQVDSISLEIYREKLYIEVSYKACIIVRVLLFSCKAHLQRLRGRGKHFVKLRKLAAICPLCYSKVSVKSKLICFSLESFSSNPAIT; translated from the exons ATGGCGTCGCGTGGGGGAGGTCGGTCTCGGAACCGGGCTCCTCCTG gcaggaaggaaaagacTTTTGAACCCTCTTCAACAGTTGTAGAAGAGCCCGAGCCTGAACCTGAGCCTGAGCCTGTTCCATATGTTCTGCAAGGAGAGGACATCCAGGCACTTGAAATTAGGGCGGAGGACCTGGAGAAA CTTCATGCTCCACGCCTTGCCCGTGATGCTGGGAGAATTCCAGTTCGGAAGAATTACCTTGTGCGAAAATATCGACCCAAGGAGGTGGCACATCTTGTAGCACATCCTGTTCCCCCCAAGGCACCCAGGGGACCACTGACTTTTCCTG GATCAAGACAGTTTGATGATGGCTGTGAAGAGATCCTCCCTCATCACATTTTGGGAAGTCTCCAGGAGTTAAGGATGGAAGCCTTGGCCAAAAGAAACACTCAG CTAGCAGATGCTATTAAGGTTCCTCATCCAGATGTTACTGCAGCAGCTTTAGAAGAGGAacatggaggagaggagaaagaaaaggcacaTCAGGCCCAACTAGCAGAGCACAAAGCTTTCCAGAACTGGAGCCGTCATATGGCaatgaggaaaaagcaggagaaacaCCTAGGAG aaattCTTCACAAGCCAGAGAATGAATTGCTGATGAACACGTCAGACAATTACAGGCAAATCCAGGAAGAACGTGACCTCATTGACCGGACTCTCCCTGCCCTGTTTCCTGGAAAG GGACATCGAGTGGGAAGCGAGTTCTGGAGCCTTCCTGAGCAAATTGGGGATGAACTCACCGGGCTGACTCTGACCCTGACCCGGACAGAATGTGGGCACCCAGAACCACTCACTCATGTGGGGAAACCCCAAGCTGTCCAGAGGGAAACAG GTCTGAAGCCTCCAAAGAAGATTCCTTGCCACCTAAACTGGGATAAGAGTCTTTTCCTGAAACATCGACGGCAGGAGCTAAAAGCTCTCCTAGAGGAGCTGGACTTCTATAAGCCG GATCTGGGAGGACTGGAGGTGATTGGAAAAGGGCAGCCTTTCACATCTGTCTCAACTAAGGCTTTTCAACATACCGCCATTTCTGAAGAGATTGAGATCCT TGACCCCTTAGGTGACTCCTTCACTGAGGTTCcagaagaagctgaaaatgTTCCATCTTTAGTTTTCTGTGGTGAGCCTGCTCGTTGGATCAAGGGCATCACTGCTTGCAGG AAGGAAATTGGTATTGCTGCCCGGCTCACCTTTGAGACTCTGGCTAGTGAGAAGGCTGAAAGCTTCCTGACAGTGACCAATGATGGCAGAGCTTCCATTTGGTACAACTGGATGAGGCTTCCCCAGCAGATCCCCTCCAGAGAAACCAAGGGGAGGAAAGTTCCCTGCTTTTACTTTGATACCAGACCAG GTGTAATTTTGCCTGGAGAAACTAGgaggttttcttttattttcaagtcaGAGAGAGCAGGCATTTTCAGTGAGCCCTGGGAATTTAGGACACATCCTCTGTTATTAGGAGGAGCTCTGCTTCAGGTGACCCTTTGGGGAATTGCTGTGTATGAGGATAAATTGGCTGACTTCAGAGAGAAATTGGAG AGTGAGCTGGCTGCTCGAGAAGGTGCTTCTATAGTGAAAGAAAGCCTGAATGAACTTCTTAACCAAATTCGGACACCCGAGCGCACCCCATCTCCTGTGGATTCCTGTGTCACAGAGGAAGAGCTgtttcacaggaaaaatcccaag TTGCATTATCAGCATCAAGTGGTAAAGCAGCTGCATAAACTGTGGAGACAGCAGCTGACTGTGCCTCCAGTCTTGGAGGAGGAAGTGCCCTTGGACCAGAGGAGCACTGCAGAGGACATGGAGTACCAGGAAAGCACCTTGGAGCTTCCCTCTGTCCGGAGCATCACCACTGAGCTCCCACGTGGGAGGTACACATTAGAGGACATTCCAAGGAAAAAGTGcactgaggaggaagaagcaggtCCTTCAGGATGGAACCTTTCCCTTGAGGACTTCAAACAG GCTATAATGTCAATCTccgggaaggagcagcaggaagaagcaCTGACCCAGCTCAAtaaggcagctctggagctgtgtgttGAACAGAGGCCGACTCAGTTAGACCTTCTGTATCCACTCTG cctccagctgtggcGTGGAGCAATTGATGACTTGGTGAGTCACTCTCTGAGGCTGAGATCTGTGCTTGGTTTGATTAAGAAGGACATCTATGCAGAAGCTGTTCTAGAGGAAACAG AGGAAGTAAAGAAAGGAGGAgcaaaaaaaggaggaaaggaagacaaaatAGCTActaagaaagaagagaaaaaggataaagaaggcaaaaaaagtaGAGGGCCatcaggaaaggagaaagca gTCAtgaaagggagagcagagacCATCAAAGGAAGATATGAGAAGCAGAAGGTGAAAGAGGAAGCTGCAACTACAGTTGGGGTAGAACCTGTTCAGGAGCAGGTGGACTCTATTTCACTTGAAATATACCGGGAAAAGCTCTACATTGAAGTAAGCTACAAAGCTTGTATCATTGTCagggttttgttattttcttgtAAGGCGCACTTACAGAGGCTCAGGGGGAGAGGCAAGCATTTTGTTAAACTCAGAAAACTGGCAGCCATATGTCCCTTGTGCTACAGCAAGGTAAGTGTGAAATccaaattaatttgtttcagCCTGGAATCTTTTAGCAGCAATCCAGCCATCACATAG
- the MYCBPAP gene encoding MYCBP-associated protein isoform X6 yields the protein MASRGGGRSRNRAPPGRKEKTFEPSSTVVEEPEPEPEPEPVPYVLQGEDIQALEIRAEDLEKLHAPRLARDAGRIPVRKNYLVRKYRPKEVAHLVAHPVPPKAPRGPLTFPGSRQFDDGCEEILPHHILGSLQELRMEALAKRNTQLADAIKVPHPDVTAAALEEEHGGEEKEKAHQAQLAEHKAFQNWSRHMAMRKKQEKHLGEILHKPENELLMNTSDNYRQIQEERDLIDRTLPALFPGKGHRVGSEFWSLPEQIGDELTGLTLTLTRTECGHPEPLTHVGKPQAVQRETGLKPPKKIPCHLNWDKSLFLKHRRQELKALLEELDFYKPDLGGLEVIGKGQPFTSVSTKAFQHTAISEEIEILSDPLGDSFTEVPEEAENVPSLVFCGEPARWIKGITACRSELAAREGASIVKESLNELLNQIRTPERTPSPVDSCVTEEELFHRKNPKLHYQHQVVKQLHKLWRQQLTVPPVLEEEVPLDQRSTAEDMEYQESTLELPSVRSITTELPRGRYTLEDIPRKKCTEEEEAGPSGWNLSLEDFKQAIMSISGKEQQEEALTQLNKAALELCVEQRPTQLDLLYPLCLQLWRGAIDDLVSHSLRLRSVLGLIKKDIYAEAVLEETEEVKKGGAKKGGKEDKIATKKEEKKDKEGKKSRGPSGKEKAVMKGRAETIKGRYEKQKVKEEAATTVGVEPVQEQVDSISLEIYREKLYIEVSYKACIIVRVLLFSCKAHLQRLRGRGKHFVKLRKLAAICPLCYSKVSVKSKLICFSLESFSSNPAIT from the exons ATGGCGTCGCGTGGGGGAGGTCGGTCTCGGAACCGGGCTCCTCCTG gcaggaaggaaaagacTTTTGAACCCTCTTCAACAGTTGTAGAAGAGCCCGAGCCTGAACCTGAGCCTGAGCCTGTTCCATATGTTCTGCAAGGAGAGGACATCCAGGCACTTGAAATTAGGGCGGAGGACCTGGAGAAA CTTCATGCTCCACGCCTTGCCCGTGATGCTGGGAGAATTCCAGTTCGGAAGAATTACCTTGTGCGAAAATATCGACCCAAGGAGGTGGCACATCTTGTAGCACATCCTGTTCCCCCCAAGGCACCCAGGGGACCACTGACTTTTCCTG GATCAAGACAGTTTGATGATGGCTGTGAAGAGATCCTCCCTCATCACATTTTGGGAAGTCTCCAGGAGTTAAGGATGGAAGCCTTGGCCAAAAGAAACACTCAG CTAGCAGATGCTATTAAGGTTCCTCATCCAGATGTTACTGCAGCAGCTTTAGAAGAGGAacatggaggagaggagaaagaaaaggcacaTCAGGCCCAACTAGCAGAGCACAAAGCTTTCCAGAACTGGAGCCGTCATATGGCaatgaggaaaaagcaggagaaacaCCTAGGAG aaattCTTCACAAGCCAGAGAATGAATTGCTGATGAACACGTCAGACAATTACAGGCAAATCCAGGAAGAACGTGACCTCATTGACCGGACTCTCCCTGCCCTGTTTCCTGGAAAG GGACATCGAGTGGGAAGCGAGTTCTGGAGCCTTCCTGAGCAAATTGGGGATGAACTCACCGGGCTGACTCTGACCCTGACCCGGACAGAATGTGGGCACCCAGAACCACTCACTCATGTGGGGAAACCCCAAGCTGTCCAGAGGGAAACAG GTCTGAAGCCTCCAAAGAAGATTCCTTGCCACCTAAACTGGGATAAGAGTCTTTTCCTGAAACATCGACGGCAGGAGCTAAAAGCTCTCCTAGAGGAGCTGGACTTCTATAAGCCG GATCTGGGAGGACTGGAGGTGATTGGAAAAGGGCAGCCTTTCACATCTGTCTCAACTAAGGCTTTTCAACATACCGCCATTTCTGAAGAGATTGAGATCCT cagTGACCCCTTAGGTGACTCCTTCACTGAGGTTCcagaagaagctgaaaatgTTCCATCTTTAGTTTTCTGTGGTGAGCCTGCTCGTTGGATCAAGGGCATCACTGCTTGCAGG AGTGAGCTGGCTGCTCGAGAAGGTGCTTCTATAGTGAAAGAAAGCCTGAATGAACTTCTTAACCAAATTCGGACACCCGAGCGCACCCCATCTCCTGTGGATTCCTGTGTCACAGAGGAAGAGCTgtttcacaggaaaaatcccaag TTGCATTATCAGCATCAAGTGGTAAAGCAGCTGCATAAACTGTGGAGACAGCAGCTGACTGTGCCTCCAGTCTTGGAGGAGGAAGTGCCCTTGGACCAGAGGAGCACTGCAGAGGACATGGAGTACCAGGAAAGCACCTTGGAGCTTCCCTCTGTCCGGAGCATCACCACTGAGCTCCCACGTGGGAGGTACACATTAGAGGACATTCCAAGGAAAAAGTGcactgaggaggaagaagcaggtCCTTCAGGATGGAACCTTTCCCTTGAGGACTTCAAACAG GCTATAATGTCAATCTccgggaaggagcagcaggaagaagcaCTGACCCAGCTCAAtaaggcagctctggagctgtgtgttGAACAGAGGCCGACTCAGTTAGACCTTCTGTATCCACTCTG cctccagctgtggcGTGGAGCAATTGATGACTTGGTGAGTCACTCTCTGAGGCTGAGATCTGTGCTTGGTTTGATTAAGAAGGACATCTATGCAGAAGCTGTTCTAGAGGAAACAG AGGAAGTAAAGAAAGGAGGAgcaaaaaaaggaggaaaggaagacaaaatAGCTActaagaaagaagagaaaaaggataaagaaggcaaaaaaagtaGAGGGCCatcaggaaaggagaaagca gTCAtgaaagggagagcagagacCATCAAAGGAAGATATGAGAAGCAGAAGGTGAAAGAGGAAGCTGCAACTACAGTTGGGGTAGAACCTGTTCAGGAGCAGGTGGACTCTATTTCACTTGAAATATACCGGGAAAAGCTCTACATTGAAGTAAGCTACAAAGCTTGTATCATTGTCagggttttgttattttcttgtAAGGCGCACTTACAGAGGCTCAGGGGGAGAGGCAAGCATTTTGTTAAACTCAGAAAACTGGCAGCCATATGTCCCTTGTGCTACAGCAAGGTAAGTGTGAAATccaaattaatttgtttcagCCTGGAATCTTTTAGCAGCAATCCAGCCATCACATAG